From a single Shewanella donghaensis genomic region:
- a CDS encoding OprD family outer membrane porin produces MKMNTKLLPLVAACLAASPAFAADPIANLFNDATVKGQFQMFDFQRDFDGDTTDRRDTSFGGLFYLRSGEANGISFGTSFASANPIWDANSEGIYGLVGGGAPGSMNERETINRLQEYFVTGNWYDTKITVGAQELRTPMMNPFPLRAIPFTYRGTSIVNKSVDNLAISALYITDYMGWTNESFASVADGIQGELARSGVIVDVEDNPILALGFDYTLPFEAVKAKAGLWHYTMEDVYNQTHFKLNLSGDMGAANWYFKPSYLKQDSIGNLDSSTAQFDTYQAGFHLGMKWQGFDATVKYVTTGEGNIIAPFGDEKVIIQQVVQSSRANEDAYGAQLAYRFAPSSALNGVSAYLNYASYEIDGDSSQDIDETDISVRYDLAEYVEGLSVRARHAIVNYATGDDLADTRFYVYYKFEI; encoded by the coding sequence ATGAAGATGAATACAAAATTATTACCATTAGTTGCTGCATGTTTAGCTGCTAGCCCAGCCTTTGCAGCAGACCCTATCGCCAACTTGTTTAACGATGCGACCGTGAAAGGTCAATTTCAAATGTTCGATTTCCAACGTGATTTCGATGGTGATACCACCGATAGACGCGATACCTCATTTGGCGGTTTGTTTTACTTACGTTCAGGTGAAGCTAACGGCATAAGCTTTGGTACTTCCTTTGCTTCAGCTAACCCTATTTGGGATGCTAACAGCGAAGGTATATATGGCTTAGTCGGCGGTGGTGCGCCAGGTTCGATGAACGAACGTGAAACAATTAACCGTCTTCAAGAATATTTTGTGACGGGCAACTGGTACGACACAAAAATTACCGTAGGTGCACAAGAGTTACGCACTCCTATGATGAATCCGTTTCCGTTACGTGCGATCCCATTCACGTATCGTGGCACCAGCATAGTCAATAAATCTGTCGATAACTTGGCTATTTCAGCCCTGTACATAACTGATTATATGGGTTGGACAAATGAATCGTTCGCCAGTGTTGCTGATGGTATTCAAGGTGAATTAGCCCGAAGTGGTGTAATCGTTGACGTTGAAGACAACCCAATTCTAGCGCTGGGTTTTGATTACACTTTACCGTTTGAAGCTGTAAAAGCAAAAGCAGGTCTATGGCACTACACCATGGAAGATGTCTACAATCAGACTCATTTCAAGTTAAATCTTAGTGGTGATATGGGCGCTGCCAATTGGTACTTTAAGCCGTCTTACTTGAAACAAGACTCTATTGGTAATCTAGATAGCAGCACTGCACAATTTGATACCTATCAAGCCGGTTTCCATCTTGGTATGAAATGGCAAGGGTTTGATGCCACAGTGAAATATGTCACCACAGGTGAAGGTAATATCATCGCGCCATTTGGTGATGAGAAAGTCATTATTCAACAAGTTGTACAGTCATCACGTGCAAATGAAGATGCATACGGTGCACAACTCGCTTATCGCTTTGCGCCGAGTTCAGCACTCAATGGTGTAAGTGCTTACCTAAACTACGCAAGCTATGAAATCGATGGTGATTCAAGCCAGGACATTGACGAAACCGATATATCAGTTCGTTATGACCTTGCTGAATACGTAGAAGGATTAAGTGTACGCGCTCGTCATGCCATTGTTAATTATGCAACTGGTGATGATTTAGCTGACACGCGTTTTTACGTCTACTACAAATTCGAGATCTAA
- a CDS encoding cytochrome c3 family protein, translating into MKKLSLRNIMLCLALSVFASGAMAKSSTLLDQTHAAEGLKCASCHGKAQIREAVTMTKCIKCHNTKKLAAKTKDVKPTNPHKNRHFGTETDCANCHKVHQKSENYCSGCHVRFDFVVP; encoded by the coding sequence ATGAAGAAATTATCTCTGCGCAACATCATGCTTTGTCTTGCATTGAGCGTTTTCGCAAGCGGCGCAATGGCTAAATCTAGCACCTTATTGGACCAAACTCATGCAGCAGAAGGGCTTAAATGTGCAAGTTGCCACGGTAAAGCACAAATCCGTGAAGCTGTGACGATGACTAAATGTATTAAATGTCATAACACCAAAAAATTAGCAGCTAAAACAAAGGATGTTAAACCTACAAATCCACATAAAAATCGTCACTTCGGCACTGAAACTGATTGTGCGAATTGTCATAAAGTACATCAAAAATCAGAAAACTACTGTAGTGGATGTCACGTCCGTTTTGACTTTGTCGTGCCTTAA
- a CDS encoding FAD-dependent oxidoreductase, producing the protein MSQDNSQKPKVMDQYTANVLQNGISRRSFLTRAAMGTSAVAFTGLTGGTAAASEACSASSAKSSDGGATLEFMPKPKQISDRDIASTQTFDVVVVGAGASGVPAALSAAENGAKVAVLQKQSIVVSQGNTGSGLDLAKCDKAGVEAMVSRLMADSAHRCHPELVREWAYNSGEAINWVIDRAKKGGASVEDQGTKPQHGIRGVTEHKLNFVTSYFGPKPYTAGDGMRDLAKTAVKAGVEFFFNMPAQQLVQDVSGKVIGVIAKDRDGKYHKYMAKKGVILSAGDYQNNEAMCNFFIPDLKNFERKQMDRTGDGFSMAYWAGGVIEPVGHTKMLHDFDAGPASMCDMPFLAVNRKGKRFVDETVAMSLMNNYLRDEENAGHYSQIFDSNYMTGAADWPGKLYSPEQMKKYMPEDPTPKKGVYASLTNTYVANTIEELAVKLECDPKTLAASVKRYNELCKTGMDDDFGKPSSKMLPVLKAPFYGIHRRMRVSTLCSGMLVNKNHQALDADGNKIGGLFVIGNLGGGFYGGVDYPLTVFGLSLGRCYTFGYLAGKYVAGL; encoded by the coding sequence ATGAGTCAAGACAATTCACAGAAACCTAAAGTAATGGATCAGTACACAGCAAATGTCCTTCAAAACGGTATTTCACGTCGTAGTTTCCTAACTCGTGCAGCAATGGGAACCAGTGCAGTAGCATTTACTGGCCTCACAGGTGGAACTGCAGCAGCTTCGGAAGCATGTAGTGCATCATCAGCGAAAAGTTCTGATGGCGGCGCAACTCTAGAATTCATGCCAAAGCCAAAGCAGATTTCAGATAGAGATATCGCTTCAACACAAACCTTTGATGTGGTTGTGGTTGGTGCTGGTGCTTCTGGTGTTCCAGCTGCGCTTTCAGCTGCAGAAAACGGCGCTAAAGTTGCGGTTCTGCAAAAACAATCAATTGTTGTTTCTCAAGGAAACACAGGTTCTGGTCTTGATTTAGCAAAATGTGACAAAGCAGGCGTCGAAGCGATGGTATCGCGTTTGATGGCTGACAGTGCCCATCGTTGTCACCCTGAGTTAGTCAGAGAATGGGCTTATAACTCTGGCGAAGCGATTAATTGGGTCATTGATCGTGCTAAGAAAGGCGGCGCTTCAGTAGAAGACCAAGGTACTAAACCACAGCACGGTATCCGTGGAGTGACAGAACATAAACTTAACTTTGTGACCTCATACTTTGGCCCTAAGCCATACACTGCTGGTGACGGTATGCGTGACTTAGCTAAAACAGCAGTTAAAGCTGGTGTTGAGTTCTTTTTCAACATGCCAGCACAGCAACTGGTTCAAGATGTCTCCGGCAAAGTTATTGGTGTTATAGCCAAAGATCGTGATGGTAAGTATCACAAGTACATGGCCAAGAAAGGCGTAATCTTATCTGCGGGTGATTATCAGAACAATGAAGCTATGTGTAACTTCTTTATTCCTGATTTGAAAAACTTTGAACGTAAGCAAATGGATCGTACAGGTGATGGTTTCTCAATGGCTTACTGGGCTGGCGGCGTAATAGAGCCCGTGGGTCACACTAAAATGTTACATGATTTTGATGCGGGTCCTGCTTCAATGTGTGACATGCCGTTTCTAGCGGTTAACCGCAAAGGTAAACGTTTCGTTGACGAAACTGTTGCCATGTCGCTAATGAACAACTATCTGCGTGATGAAGAAAATGCAGGTCACTATTCTCAAATCTTCGATTCAAACTACATGACAGGTGCAGCTGACTGGCCAGGAAAACTTTACTCTCCAGAGCAAATGAAAAAGTACATGCCTGAAGATCCAACACCTAAGAAAGGCGTGTATGCATCTCTGACTAATACCTACGTAGCCAACACCATTGAAGAACTTGCCGTCAAATTAGAGTGTGACCCTAAAACACTTGCAGCCAGTGTTAAGCGTTACAACGAGCTTTGTAAAACTGGTATGGATGACGACTTCGGTAAACCTTCTAGCAAAATGCTCCCAGTACTTAAAGCCCCTTTCTACGGCATCCACCGCCGTATGCGTGTCTCTACTCTTTGTTCAGGCATGTTGGTTAATAAAAACCACCAAGCACTAGATGCTGATGGTAACAAGATTGGCGGTCTTTTCGTCATCGGTAACTTGGGTGGTGGTTTCTACGGCGGAGTTGATTACCCACTAACAGTATTCGGTCTATCACTGGGTCGTTGCTACACCTTCGGTTACTTAGCGGGTAAATACGTAGCGGGTCTATAG
- a CDS encoding FadR/GntR family transcriptional regulator — translation MDFKPVKQLKASDEISKQLKDAIFQGHYVAGDKLPSERELVASFQVSRTVVREAIRGLEASGLVEIKQGAMGGAFVKSITFERLINVCQELFLMDQMSFSEVCNTRQLIEPMVAGLAARNCTPEMADKLLEACANEVNILEYAETVQLRQNVHYILADMSGNRFLAGIVKSLLKVIGGTAQQFEPDHDEMHPAGLHDPIIKAVIANDEAAAEAEMRKHLLDFTARLDLVEENYRKKMSNSSTID, via the coding sequence ATGGACTTTAAGCCAGTCAAACAATTAAAAGCATCTGATGAAATCAGTAAACAACTCAAAGATGCTATTTTTCAAGGCCATTATGTTGCGGGTGATAAGCTGCCATCAGAACGAGAGCTGGTAGCGTCTTTTCAGGTAAGTCGAACTGTGGTGCGTGAAGCAATAAGAGGTTTAGAAGCCAGTGGTCTTGTTGAGATAAAACAAGGGGCAATGGGCGGTGCTTTTGTTAAGAGTATTACTTTTGAGCGACTTATCAATGTTTGCCAAGAGTTGTTCCTCATGGATCAGATGTCTTTTTCTGAAGTATGTAATACCAGGCAACTGATTGAGCCTATGGTTGCAGGTTTAGCTGCTCGAAATTGCACTCCTGAAATGGCTGATAAATTATTAGAAGCCTGTGCAAACGAAGTCAATATTCTTGAATATGCTGAAACAGTACAATTACGTCAAAATGTACATTACATTTTAGCTGATATGTCGGGTAATCGGTTTTTAGCCGGAATAGTCAAATCTCTACTTAAAGTTATCGGTGGTACAGCTCAGCAATTTGAACCCGATCACGATGAAATGCATCCAGCAGGGCTTCATGATCCCATAATAAAAGCTGTCATCGCCAATGATGAAGCTGCAGCCGAAGCTGAAATGCGTAAACATCTGTTAGATTTTACGGCCAGACTTGATTTGGTAGAAGAAAACTATCGTAAAAAAATGAGTAATTCATCAACCATAGACTGA
- a CDS encoding DedA family protein: MLDIMLSIWHQDFDVLLDMVSIHHLMLILALILLLESSFVFLPLPGDGLVLFVGGLVGLGVVDFQYAFILLSFTAGLGSIVAYLQGRLLSQHPIISKVEKCLPDNALDRASGLLEKYGFLALFISRFIPFVRVITPMVMGIRKLSSKRTILMSFSSSIVWVCCLLFVGRWVMNNPILSEYQELLNKAFILISLSLMISATVAMIIRFMRKTAKSKLV, encoded by the coding sequence ATGCTCGATATAATGCTTTCTATTTGGCATCAAGATTTTGATGTCTTACTGGACATGGTTTCAATTCACCATTTGATGTTAATTTTAGCGTTAATTTTGCTGTTAGAATCAAGCTTTGTATTTTTACCATTACCAGGTGATGGCTTGGTTCTTTTTGTCGGTGGATTAGTGGGTCTTGGAGTCGTAGATTTTCAGTATGCCTTTATTTTACTGAGCTTTACTGCCGGATTAGGTTCTATTGTGGCCTATTTACAAGGACGTTTACTTTCTCAGCATCCTATCATTAGTAAAGTTGAAAAATGCCTGCCAGATAACGCATTAGATAGAGCCTCGGGCTTATTAGAGAAATATGGCTTTTTAGCCTTATTTATCTCGCGCTTCATTCCATTTGTAAGAGTGATAACGCCTATGGTTATGGGGATCAGGAAGTTAAGCAGTAAACGTACTATATTGATGAGTTTTTCAAGTTCAATCGTGTGGGTATGTTGCCTGTTATTTGTTGGTCGCTGGGTGATGAATAATCCCATTCTCAGTGAGTATCAAGAGTTACTGAACAAAGCATTTATACTCATTAGTTTAAGTTTAATGATATCTGCGACCGTCGCTATGATCATTCGTTTTATGAGAAAAACGGCTAAAAGTAAACTTGTCTAG
- a CDS encoding cupin domain-containing protein, with amino-acid sequence MQLDLNGMTPKQFLEQYWQKKPLVIRQGFKNFEDLLSPEEMAGLACEDVVESRRVFKKNADWQAEFGPFESYEELGETDWTLIVQALNNWVPEAEELIQCFDFIPRWRLDDVMVSYATPGGGVGPHIDLYDVFICQGSGRRRWRVGDLGPHKEFAAHPALLHTEAFDPIIDVELLPGDILYLPPGYPHDGVTLEPSMSFSVGYRTASAKDMISSMADHIIDKDLCNEQIADPDRGLSENSGIVNSSDLERIKQQLFATLDDKLVSEFSGRYLTQSKCELDLPEECLGFQSLDVTEQLKLQPLVKLGGLRTLYFEASVADGVLYINGEQLQLSADKEALIALLCDTQELTAEDLSPWLQDNQMVEQLTTWVNAGYWYFDEID; translated from the coding sequence TTCTCCAGAAGAAATGGCAGGCCTTGCTTGTGAAGACGTGGTTGAATCTCGCCGTGTATTTAAGAAAAATGCTGACTGGCAAGCTGAGTTTGGTCCATTTGAATCTTATGAAGAATTGGGTGAAACAGACTGGACGTTAATTGTGCAAGCACTTAATAACTGGGTACCTGAAGCTGAAGAACTGATCCAATGTTTTGATTTTATTCCACGCTGGCGCTTAGATGATGTCATGGTTAGCTATGCCACTCCAGGTGGTGGAGTCGGCCCCCATATCGATCTTTACGACGTATTCATCTGTCAGGGTTCTGGCCGACGCCGTTGGAGAGTAGGCGACCTTGGACCACACAAAGAGTTTGCAGCACACCCTGCATTACTGCACACAGAAGCATTCGACCCTATTATTGATGTTGAATTGCTACCTGGCGATATCTTATATTTACCACCAGGCTATCCTCATGACGGCGTAACCCTTGAACCATCAATGAGCTTTTCTGTTGGTTACCGCACTGCATCAGCAAAAGATATGATCAGCTCTATGGCCGATCACATCATCGACAAAGATTTGTGTAATGAGCAAATTGCCGATCCTGACCGCGGCTTAAGCGAAAACTCAGGCATTGTTAACAGCAGCGATCTTGAGCGTATCAAACAGCAACTTTTTGCCACTCTTGATGACAAGCTAGTCAGCGAATTTAGCGGTCGTTACCTGACTCAATCAAAGTGTGAACTTGATTTACCTGAAGAGTGTTTAGGCTTCCAAAGCTTAGATGTAACTGAGCAACTTAAGCTGCAGCCTTTAGTTAAACTTGGTGGGCTTCGCACCCTTTATTTTGAAGCTAGCGTGGCTGACGGTGTGCTATACATCAATGGTGAACAACTACAATTATCAGCAGATAAAGAAGCACTTATTGCATTACTATGTGATACCCAAGAGCTTACCGCAGAAGACTTAAGCCCTTGGCTACAAGACAATCAAATGGTTGAGCAATTAACCACATGGGTTAATGCGGGTTATTGGTACTTTGACGAAATAGATTAA